The Corythoichthys intestinalis isolate RoL2023-P3 chromosome 1, ASM3026506v1, whole genome shotgun sequence genome has a segment encoding these proteins:
- the LOC130926405 gene encoding oocyte zinc finger protein XlCOF6.1-like, translating to MCSKRTADYMEELSGTQEENERQRRQDCDMQHPDGLHTADIIEDSFHPAQREPRPPHMKAEDETETAHIKEEDHEDEITTFPLTVIVKREEGDGDQSEGSQADCLFSPLSESNDITSQSSNDDEHSEGDMTCHADNEGVKHPHCDKSLAHEGSLKVQKNTHVVEKPFVCPFCGTRFTRKFDLTRHTRAHTGERPFACSVCSKTFRDKKILKFHTRTHTGEKPFVCSVCGKRFSQKSHLTSHTRTHTGEKPFVCSVCGTSFSTKSGLTRHTIIHTGEKPFDCSECGKGFSTKSALTKHTVIHTGEKPFTCSVCGKRFSKKSNLKCHTRTHTGDKPYVCSVCGMRFLIREHLKRHTRKHTGEKPFPCSICGKRYSDKRNLTIHLRTHTGEKRYVCSVCGKRYCDKRDLTNHTRTHTGENQFSCCVCDRRFSHLGYMRRHKCAQERSADQ from the coding sequence ACATCATTGAAGACTCTTTTCATCCTGCGCAGCGGGAGCCAAGGCCCCCTCATATGAAAGCAGAAGATGAGACAGAGACAGCCCACATTAAAGAAGAAGATCATGAAGACGAAATTACAACATTTCCATTGACTGTCATTGTGAAGCGTGAAGAAGGTGATGGAGACCAAAGCGAAGGATCCCAGGCAGACTGTCTTTTTTCTCCACTGTCAGAAAGCAATGACATCACCTCACAATCTTCCAATGACGATGAACACTCTGAAGGTGATATGACATGTCATGCTGACAACGAAGGTGTGAAACATCCTCATTGTGACAAAAGTTTGGCCCATGAGGGATCGTTGAAagtacaaaaaaacacacacgttGTGGAAAAACCTTTCGTCTGCCCATTTTGTGGTACAAGATTCACTCGGAAGTTTGATTTGACCAGACACACGAgagcacacactggagaaagaccttttgcctgctcagtttgcagtaaaacatttcgtgacaaaaaaattttaaaatttcacacgaggacacacactggagaaaaaccttttgtctgctcagtGTGTGGTAAACGATTCTCTCAGAAGTCTCATTTAACAAGCCACAcgcgaacacacactggagaaaaaccttttgtctgctccGTTTGTGGCACAAGCTTTTCTACCAAGTCCGGTTTAACAAGGCACACCATTATACACACTGGGGAAAAACCTTTTGACTGCTCAGAATGTGGCAAAGGATTCTCTACAAAGTCAGCTTTAACAAAGCACACCGTCatacacactggtgaaaaaccttttaccTGCTcggtttgtggtaaaagattctcaAAAAAGTCCAATTTAAAATGCCACacgagaacacacactggagataaACCATatgtctgctcagtttgtggaatgAGGTTCTTAATCAGGGAACATTTGAAAAGGCACACAAGAAAGCACACCGGGGAAAAACCATTTCCCTGCTcaatttgtggtaaaagatattCCGACAAACGGAATTTAACAATTCACTTAAGAACGCACACAGGAGAAAAACGTTACGTCTGCTctgtttgtggtaaaagatattGCGACAAGCGAGATTTAACAAATCATACAAGAACGCACACTGGTGAGAATCAATTCAGTTGCTGCGTGTGTGACAGAAGATTCTCCCACTTGGGTTACATGAGGCGACACAAATGTGCTCAGGAGCGGAGCGCTGATCAGTGA